The following proteins are encoded in a genomic region of Dioscorea cayenensis subsp. rotundata cultivar TDr96_F1 chromosome 8, TDr96_F1_v2_PseudoChromosome.rev07_lg8_w22 25.fasta, whole genome shotgun sequence:
- the LOC120267603 gene encoding zinc finger protein ZAT1-like, with amino-acid sequence MEKEQQVKMMMKKKKKHRCKVCNKWFPSGRSLGGHMRSHGTVSVSNGDGNGYGLNDNPKKTSWRCSDSSEKQCRECGKCFPSCHALFGHMRCHSVKGLDLVLDVDLDLAVTLMMLSRDTGKNWDDLDLDLDLGLERSKDEIFVPEIDVNGNGKKSVYECSSCKKSFQSYQALGGHRASHKRLRMEAIAIDGTVMPDLLDLNMPAVVAGDSSLNSASSSSWWKCEPMLGLI; translated from the coding sequence ATGGAAAAGGAGCAACaagtgaagatgatgatgaagaagaagaagaagcatagATGCAAGGTTTGCAATAAGTGGTTCCCTTCTGGGAGATCTCTTGGAGGTCATATGCGGTCTCATGGTACTGTGAGTGTGAGCAATGGAGATGGGAATGGGTATGGGTTGAATGACAACCCTAagaagacatcatggaggtgCTCTGATTCCTCTGAGAAGCAGTGTAGGGAGTGTGGAAAATGCTTTCCTTCTTGCCATGCTCTTTTTGGCCATATGAGGTGCCATTCAGTTAAGGGTTTGGATTTGGTTTTGGATGTGGATTTGGATTTGGCTGTTACTTTGATGATGCTTTCAAGGGACACTGGAAAGAATTGGGatgatttggatttggatttggatttgggTTTGGAGAGATCCAAAGATGAAATCTTTGTTCCTGAAATTGATGTGAATGGGAATGGGAAGAAGAGTGTTTATGAGTGTTCAAGTTGCAAGAAGAGCTTTCAATCATACCAAGCACTTGGGGGGCATAGAGCAAGCCATAAGAGATTGAGAATGGAAGCCATTGCCATTGATGGAACAGTGATGCCTGACTTGCTTGATCTTAACATGCCGGCTGTTGTCGCCGGAGATTCCAGTTTGaattctgcttcttcttcttcttggtggAAGTGTGAGCCAATGCTTGGattgatttga
- the LOC120266986 gene encoding uncharacterized protein LOC120266986, with amino-acid sequence MLIQHNKRPFADDDTLQLPYKQSRQSSYDSPFCVEFINGYGPEKSLNSDADHGSQLSAFQTIPLTSRSSGRPTTSVLSVPASKTMEDIRVDAGNLAEAAHGIPSSLSWARCNRYEADICFDPPILRCVPVGPDHQADIPVWVPSSSKNSSGPACAESTINQNNGDTTDKWVGTCIIPMPDFDLLKTLEDVGAGRRLSDCTCGDEGSVICVRQHVMEAREKLKMVLGKDNFDALGFSYMGENVASKWNEEEEVLFHEIVFANPPSLGKNFWNYLPRAFPHRSNKEFVSYYFNVFMLRKRARQNMSDTLPADSDNDEWQECDDCIFAMSDEDEENSVLDSLTNIDNLATDCLGHDEVDVHEEDGTDTSDNEEGDEDDCVADIPNGWASDKSGNTSIAHSMDENLLNSTKDQGVLDDSCMSYESQRNWSDSSSDLTGAGATQDHHHLLDMNRNDNLNEFMDHGYLMGHSWDMNYFCVREQQVDFSPTDVIEEVFQNETVNNNNGSSN; translated from the exons ATGTTGATCCAGCATAACAAGCGGCCTTTTGCTGATGATGATACCCTCCAATTACCTTACAAGCAATCGAGGCAGTCAAGTTACGATAGCCCATTTTGTGTAGAGTTTATTAATGGATATGGCCCTGAGAAATCACTAAACTCAGATGCGGATCATGGTAGTCAGCTAAGTGCATTCCAAACAATCCCTCTGACCAGTAGGTCTTCTGGGAGGCCAACTACTTCGG TACTTTCAGTTCCTGCTAGTAAAACCATGGAAGATATTAGGGTTGATGCTGGCAATCTAGCTGAAGCTGCTCATGGCATCCCATCCAGCTTATCATGGGCCAGATGTAACAGATATGAAGCCGACATTTGTTTTGATCCACCCATTCTG AGATGTGTTCCCGTTGGACCAGATCATCAAGCAGACATCCCTGTATGGGTTCCGAGTTCTTCCAAGAATTCCTCTGGACCTGCATGTGCGGAATCtacaattaatcaaaataatggAGACACCACTGATAAGTGGGTAGGGACTTGCATCATCCCAATGCCTGATTTTGATTTGCTAAAAACTTTGGAGGATGTTGGAGCTGGGCGTCGGCTGTCTGATTGTACATGTGGTGATGAGGGATCGGTCATTTGTGTGAGACAACATGTAATGGAGGCAAGAGAAAAGCTTAAAATGGTGCTGGGGAAGGACAACTTTGATGCTTTGGGTTTTTCTTACATGGGAGAGAATGTGGCTAGTAAATGGAATGAGGAAGAGGAAGTGCTTTTCCATGAAATTGTCTTCGCCAATCCTCCATCATTGGGCAAGAACTTTTGGAACTATCTCCCTCGGGCCTTCCCCCACCGTAGTAACAAAGAGTTTGTAAGCTACTATTTCAATGTCTTCATGCTTAGGAAGAGAGCCAGGCAGAACATGTCAGACACATTGCCTGCTGATAGTGACAACGACGAGTGGCAGGAATGCGATGATTGTATATTTGCAATgtctgatgaagatgaagaaaattcaGTGTTGGATTCTCTGACAAACATAGATAACCTTGCCACTGATTGTCTTGGCCATGATGAAGTTGATGTCCATGAAGAGGATGGCACTGATACATCTGACAATGAAGAGGGAGACGAAGATGACTGTGTTGCTGATATCCCTAATGGATGGGCCTCGGATAAATCAGGCAACACTTCCATCGCTCACTCAATGGATGAAAATTTGCTGAACAGCACGAAGGACCAAGGTGTTCTTGACGACTCCTGCATGTCCTATGAGAGCCAGCGTAATTGGTCAGACTCTAGCAGTGATCTCACCGGAGCGGGTGCAACCCAagatcatcaccatcttcttgaTATGAACCGGAATGATAATTTGAATGAATTCATGGATCATGGCTATCTCATGGGACATTCATGGgatatgaattatttttgtgttcGAGAACAGCAAGTCGACTTCTCACCGACTGATGTGATTGAAGAGGTGTTTCAGAATGAGACTGTCAATAATAACAATGGTAGTAGCAACTAG